In Paenibacillus ihbetae, the following are encoded in one genomic region:
- a CDS encoding YbbR-like domain-containing protein produces the protein MDKWIKNNTVSKLIALAVSILLWAMVHMDSGTPPPPTTFYDTRVIEGVKIQTYGFDDGEYALTGIDKDRVTLEVRGKRSNITLFTDEYKVKLDLSNVKEPGTHTLPLTASVPNGVEVVSMDPSMVTVTVEKRVSKSVTVSIGTKGEPAKDYRAGTPVLIDPRQVTVTLPESRMEKLGQVKGNTELDGAKEKITEKRVKLTAYDKEGVVMEDAVIEPSSVAAEVPIEPAFVTVPLDLKYTGRLAEGLVLSKVDQKVKEVKLFGSKEALAGAETYIEATVNLSEINKSGTTVLTADLTTPDGFEKIEPSSVEVEVTAVSHGERVINGIPITLKGLASGLEAVILEPKEKSISLTLTGAPDLLNSLTPEDIGAQANLAGLKAGMHEIPLQITLPDFINRADRNRLVVKIELKDNSKPVTTNPGTTPQDDGKDKEQPETPGTGTGNEQENHNVAPPVNSGTDANGSEEEPANPPAEGSTDDGGTGSETPSE, from the coding sequence ATGGATAAATGGATTAAGAACAATACAGTCAGCAAGCTCATCGCATTGGCTGTCAGCATCTTGCTGTGGGCCATGGTCCATATGGACAGCGGCACACCCCCTCCCCCGACAACCTTCTATGATACCCGTGTGATTGAGGGGGTCAAAATTCAAACCTACGGGTTCGATGATGGCGAATATGCTTTAACGGGTATCGACAAAGACCGCGTGACGCTGGAAGTGAGGGGCAAACGGTCCAACATCACCCTGTTTACGGATGAGTACAAAGTAAAGCTTGACCTTAGCAATGTGAAGGAGCCCGGTACCCATACCCTTCCTTTAACCGCTTCCGTGCCGAACGGAGTGGAGGTCGTGTCAATGGATCCCAGCATGGTTACGGTGACCGTAGAGAAGCGGGTCTCCAAGTCGGTGACGGTAAGTATTGGCACGAAGGGCGAGCCGGCTAAGGATTACCGGGCCGGAACACCCGTGCTGATCGACCCACGCCAAGTCACGGTGACCCTGCCGGAATCCAGAATGGAGAAGCTCGGTCAGGTGAAGGGGAATACTGAGCTCGACGGAGCCAAGGAGAAAATTACGGAGAAACGGGTCAAGCTTACGGCATATGATAAGGAAGGCGTCGTGATGGAGGATGCCGTCATCGAGCCGAGCAGCGTAGCGGCCGAGGTTCCGATCGAGCCGGCCTTTGTGACGGTTCCGCTGGACCTGAAATATACGGGGAGATTGGCCGAAGGGCTCGTGCTGTCCAAGGTCGATCAGAAGGTTAAGGAAGTGAAGCTGTTCGGCAGCAAAGAGGCGCTTGCAGGAGCAGAGACCTATATCGAAGCAACCGTAAATTTGTCTGAAATTAACAAATCAGGAACAACGGTACTTACGGCCGACTTGACGACACCCGATGGTTTTGAGAAAATCGAGCCGAGCTCTGTCGAAGTGGAGGTTACGGCCGTATCGCATGGCGAACGGGTTATTAACGGAATCCCGATCACCTTAAAAGGGTTGGCTTCGGGATTGGAAGCCGTAATCCTGGAGCCCAAGGAGAAGTCGATATCTCTTACGCTTACGGGAGCGCCCGACCTGCTGAACAGTCTGACTCCCGAAGACATCGGAGCTCAGGCGAATCTTGCCGGGTTGAAGGCAGGAATGCATGAAATTCCACTTCAAATCACGCTTCCGGATTTCATTAACCGAGCTGACAGGAATCGACTTGTTGTAAAGATCGAGCTGAAGGACAACTCTAAGCCGGTTACAACCAATCCGGGAACTACGCCGCAGGATGACGGCAAGGACAAAGAACAGCCCGAGACTCCGGGAACCGGAACAGGCAATGAACAGGAGAATCATAACGTAGCGCCGCCCGTCAATTCGGGAACGGATGCGAACGGGAGCGAAGAGGAGCCGGCCAATCCGCCGGCAGAAGGAAGCACTGACGATGGGGGTACGGGGTCAGAAACACCAAGTGAGTAA
- the glmM gene encoding phosphoglucosamine mutase: MGKYFGTDGVRGVANQELTAEMAYSIGRCGGYVLTGDKEKPTVVIGMDTRVSGAMLESALVAGLLSIGAHVIRLGVVSTPAVAYITRLLKADAGVMISASHNPVEDNGIKFFGGDGFKLSDETELKIEELMDAEKDELPRPIGADLGELRVDNESKFKYLEYLKTTITNRFHGLKIVLDCANGAAYELAPKLFRELGAEIITIGAEPNGLNINDGCGSTHPEKLVEAVLSHGADLGLAFDGDADRLIAIDGKGEEVDGDFILCICGDAMNRAGKLKAGTIVSTVMSNIGFYKACDSLKLKTAKTAVGDRYVMEEMRRGGFNLGGEQSGHVIFLDYNTTGDGILTGIQLVDTIVASGKPLHELKNSMRKYPQVLVNVRVGDKSKYQGNKAIESAIAEVEQILGDNGRVLVRPSGTESLIRVMAEGPDKDELDRYVTQIADVVKRELA, from the coding sequence ATGGGGAAATATTTTGGAACAGACGGGGTAAGAGGGGTTGCCAATCAAGAGCTGACCGCCGAAATGGCATACAGCATCGGCCGCTGCGGCGGTTATGTACTGACGGGAGATAAGGAGAAGCCGACCGTCGTGATTGGAATGGATACGCGTGTATCCGGGGCTATGCTGGAATCTGCATTGGTGGCAGGTTTACTGTCGATCGGTGCACATGTTATTCGTCTAGGTGTCGTTAGCACGCCTGCTGTAGCGTACATTACCAGATTGCTGAAGGCCGATGCGGGCGTTATGATCTCGGCATCGCACAATCCGGTTGAAGATAACGGAATTAAGTTCTTTGGCGGAGACGGCTTCAAGCTTTCCGATGAAACGGAACTCAAGATCGAAGAGCTCATGGATGCGGAGAAGGACGAGCTTCCGCGTCCGATCGGAGCGGATTTGGGAGAGCTTCGCGTTGATAATGAGTCGAAATTTAAATACTTGGAGTATTTGAAGACGACCATCACCAACCGTTTCCACGGTCTGAAAATCGTGCTGGACTGCGCAAACGGCGCAGCTTACGAGCTTGCTCCAAAGCTGTTCCGTGAGCTTGGTGCGGAAATTATTACGATCGGCGCCGAGCCTAACGGTCTGAACATCAATGATGGCTGCGGATCGACGCATCCGGAGAAGCTGGTGGAAGCCGTTCTTTCCCACGGCGCGGATCTGGGGCTTGCTTTTGATGGAGATGCGGATCGTCTGATCGCCATTGACGGAAAAGGCGAGGAGGTTGACGGCGACTTCATCCTCTGCATCTGCGGAGATGCGATGAATCGTGCAGGCAAGCTGAAAGCAGGAACGATTGTGTCCACGGTCATGAGCAACATCGGCTTCTATAAAGCTTGCGACAGCTTGAAGCTGAAAACGGCCAAGACGGCTGTTGGCGACCGCTACGTTATGGAAGAAATGCGTCGCGGCGGCTTCAACCTCGGCGGCGAGCAGTCCGGCCATGTCATTTTCCTGGACTATAATACAACGGGTGACGGAATTCTGACAGGCATTCAGCTTGTCGATACGATCGTTGCATCCGGAAAGCCGCTGCATGAGCTGAAGAATAGCATGCGCAAGTATCCTCAAGTGCTTGTTAACGTGCGCGTCGGCGATAAGAGTAAGTACCAAGGAAACAAGGCGATTGAGTCTGCGATTGCCGAGGTCGAGCAGATTCTGGGGGATAACGGCCGGGTACTGGTTCGCCCTTCCGGTACGGAATCTCTCATTCGGGTCATGGCGGAAGGTCCGGATAAAGACGAGCTGGATCGCTATGTAACCCAGATCGCCGATGTCGTGAAGCGGGAACTAGCCTAA
- the glmS gene encoding glutamine--fructose-6-phosphate transaminase (isomerizing): MCGIVGYIGNQKTQTVLLEGLRKLEYRGYDSAGIAVFTNEGLRIAKAQGRLANLEERLETAPLIGTAGIGHTRWATHGRPSDVNSHPHTDESQKFSVVHNGIVENYLELKEELIQQGHHFVSETDTEVISHLIAREYDGDIVKAVQKAIKYMRGAFALGVLTEYEPDKLVAVRQASPLIIGLGEGENFIGSDIPAILKYTRNVYILNDGEMALLTADAVELMTIEGNFISREMIRVDWDAVTAEKGGFDHFMLKEIHEQPKAYRDTMLGRVDESGRKVVLPELKLTNEQIANIRNIQIIACGTAYHAGLVGRSVIEEMVRIPVENDVASEYRYRSPIVTPETLVIVVSQSGETADTLAALREAKSHGAHVLAITNVVGSSIAREADDVLGTLAGPEIAVASTKAYTSQLIAFYLLGLYLAQERGTMTEDAVAEVIAAMEALPEQVEAMLANAESIKAYAEQIAKHEHLFFIGRGQDYAVAQEGSLKLKEISYIHSEAYAAGELKHGTLALIEEGIPVIALATQEAVLEKTVSNIKEVKARGAEVMAITYEEHVAGLLKSVDQAFAIPKTLPVLTAALSVIPLQLLAYYASLARGNDVDKPRNLAKSVTVE, translated from the coding sequence ATGTGTGGTATTGTCGGATATATTGGAAATCAGAAGACGCAAACGGTGTTGCTGGAAGGACTTAGAAAGCTCGAGTATCGCGGATATGACTCTGCAGGGATCGCAGTGTTCACCAATGAAGGGCTTCGCATCGCCAAGGCGCAGGGGCGTCTAGCCAATCTGGAGGAACGCCTGGAAACAGCGCCGCTCATCGGTACGGCCGGGATCGGTCATACCCGCTGGGCTACGCATGGCCGTCCATCGGACGTCAACTCTCATCCGCATACGGACGAGAGCCAGAAGTTCTCGGTCGTACACAACGGGATTGTTGAAAACTACCTGGAGCTGAAGGAAGAGCTGATCCAGCAAGGGCATCACTTTGTGTCCGAGACCGATACGGAAGTTATCTCGCATCTCATTGCCCGTGAATATGACGGAGATATCGTGAAGGCGGTGCAGAAGGCGATCAAGTATATGAGAGGAGCATTTGCTCTTGGCGTATTAACGGAGTACGAGCCGGATAAGCTGGTTGCCGTTCGTCAAGCCAGCCCGCTCATTATCGGCCTTGGTGAAGGCGAGAACTTTATCGGTTCTGATATTCCGGCGATTTTGAAATATACGCGGAACGTATATATTTTGAATGACGGCGAGATGGCACTGCTCACGGCAGATGCTGTCGAATTGATGACCATCGAAGGGAATTTTATTTCTCGGGAAATGATTCGTGTCGATTGGGATGCCGTTACGGCGGAAAAAGGCGGGTTCGATCACTTTATGCTGAAGGAGATCCACGAGCAGCCGAAGGCCTATCGGGATACGATGCTGGGCCGTGTGGATGAGAGTGGACGGAAGGTCGTCCTCCCTGAGCTGAAGCTGACGAACGAGCAGATCGCGAATATTCGCAATATCCAAATCATCGCCTGCGGTACGGCCTACCATGCCGGACTTGTCGGACGCAGCGTGATCGAGGAAATGGTACGCATACCTGTCGAGAACGACGTGGCTTCCGAATATCGTTACCGTTCGCCGATTGTCACGCCTGAGACGCTTGTGATCGTCGTGAGCCAGTCCGGGGAGACGGCGGATACGCTGGCAGCCCTTCGTGAAGCGAAGAGCCACGGGGCCCATGTTCTGGCGATTACGAACGTGGTCGGCAGCTCGATCGCCCGTGAGGCGGACGATGTGCTCGGCACGCTGGCAGGACCGGAAATTGCGGTTGCTTCGACAAAAGCCTACACCTCGCAGCTGATCGCATTTTATCTGCTTGGTCTGTATCTGGCTCAGGAGCGCGGCACGATGACGGAGGACGCTGTTGCCGAAGTGATTGCTGCGATGGAAGCTCTGCCGGAGCAGGTGGAAGCGATGCTGGCGAATGCCGAATCAATCAAAGCCTATGCCGAGCAGATCGCGAAGCATGAGCACCTGTTCTTCATCGGCCGCGGCCAAGACTATGCGGTAGCTCAGGAAGGCTCCCTCAAGCTGAAGGAGATTTCCTACATTCATTCCGAGGCCTACGCCGCCGGTGAGCTCAAGCATGGCACGCTCGCTTTGATTGAAGAAGGGATTCCGGTGATCGCTCTGGCAACCCAGGAAGCGGTGTTGGAGAAAACCGTGAGCAACATTAAGGAAGTGAAGGCACGCGGTGCGGAAGTCATGGCGATCACCTATGAGGAGCATGTGGCTGGCCTGCTGAAGTCGGTCGACCAAGCCTTCGCGATTCCGAAGACGCTGCCGGTGCTGACGGCTGCCTTGTCGGTGATCCCGCTGCAGCTGCTTGCTTACTATGCTTCGCTCGCCCGGGGCAATGACGTGGATAAGCCGCGTAACCTGGCGAAGAGCGTGACGGTGGAGTAA
- a CDS encoding RidA family protein, whose product MLFEQVHTQPDPYAPFLISQAIKTNGLVFVSGQAAIGDDGQLVGVGDFDKQADQAFRNLERILKASGSGLDRVVKVTIYLTSMSNFNKIVELRRKWWSQPYPADTIVEVSSLYSSDAMIEIDAIALTDSI is encoded by the coding sequence ATGTTATTTGAGCAAGTACACACCCAACCGGATCCTTACGCACCATTTCTTATTTCTCAAGCTATCAAGACAAATGGCCTGGTATTCGTTTCGGGCCAAGCAGCCATTGGCGATGACGGTCAGCTCGTTGGAGTCGGCGATTTCGACAAACAAGCGGACCAAGCCTTTCGGAATTTGGAGCGCATACTAAAGGCATCCGGATCCGGCTTGGATCGAGTCGTAAAGGTCACCATCTATCTAACGTCGATGTCAAACTTTAACAAAATCGTCGAACTCCGGCGCAAATGGTGGTCACAACCCTACCCGGCAGACACCATCGTCGAGGTATCCTCGCTCTATTCATCGGATGCCATGATCGAGATTGATGCTATCGCGCTTACCGATTCAATCTAA
- a CDS encoding LysR family transcriptional regulator — protein sequence MEIIDFKVFKAIIEEGSITRAAEKLDYVQSNITTRIRKLESELGTQLLYRTPKGVVPTEKGLLFHKYSTDVLRTVHEMTKAIKGADYPSGQLEIGVVETMASSGPFISALSEYQHMYPEVTLSLITGTSPQNYEKVLNYQLDGAFLSGEFDLTPLYVAHEIREEVVLISAAGAVLDHSNAAWVVFPKGCPLRSASEDWLRSEGLPPANIIEVSTLETMLSCVRAGIGYTLMTASAVPVGDNQIQAHTVPERYRFITTRLVTRKDQFHSKAFTAFADGIITAGF from the coding sequence ATGGAGATAATTGACTTTAAGGTATTTAAGGCAATTATAGAAGAGGGGAGTATCACGCGAGCCGCTGAGAAACTGGATTATGTCCAATCGAACATTACTACACGAATTCGTAAACTTGAGTCGGAACTTGGGACACAGCTTTTATACAGGACTCCCAAAGGGGTAGTACCGACTGAAAAAGGACTTCTTTTTCATAAATATTCAACAGATGTTCTTCGTACCGTCCACGAGATGACGAAAGCTATTAAGGGAGCCGATTACCCTTCAGGACAGCTGGAAATCGGAGTAGTGGAGACGATGGCTTCGTCCGGACCCTTTATAAGCGCCTTGAGCGAATATCAGCATATGTATCCCGAAGTCACATTGTCACTGATCACCGGGACGTCGCCGCAAAATTACGAAAAGGTGTTAAATTACCAGCTGGATGGAGCGTTTCTCTCCGGCGAATTCGATCTGACGCCTCTATACGTTGCGCATGAGATACGGGAAGAGGTCGTTTTAATATCAGCGGCTGGCGCAGTGCTCGATCATTCAAACGCGGCATGGGTCGTGTTTCCGAAAGGTTGTCCTTTACGGTCGGCAAGCGAGGATTGGCTTCGCAGCGAGGGGCTGCCGCCAGCCAACATTATCGAAGTCAGCACATTGGAGACGATGTTAAGCTGCGTACGCGCCGGAATCGGATACACGCTTATGACTGCTTCGGCGGTTCCTGTTGGTGACAACCAGATTCAAGCGCACACGGTTCCGGAACGTTACCGGTTTATAACAACGCGGTTGGTCACTCGCAAGGACCAATTTCATAGTAAAGCATTCACAGCTTTTGCCGATGGTATAATAACGGCGGGATTTTAG
- a CDS encoding carboxymuconolactone decarboxylase family protein, giving the protein METNRYNKGIEVLQQMVSEERLNATVKQMEKFSPDMARLIVEFPYGSLYSRPGLDLKQRSLLTIAAMLASGAAAQLDFHIEAALNAGLTPNEIVEAVMHCVSYAGFPKALDAMFVVMKVFNEQGIQYEEG; this is encoded by the coding sequence ATGGAGACGAATCGCTATAATAAAGGAATCGAAGTTTTGCAACAGATGGTCAGTGAAGAACGGCTGAACGCAACGGTCAAACAGATGGAAAAATTCTCTCCTGATATGGCCAGGCTGATCGTCGAGTTCCCTTACGGCTCGCTGTATTCCCGTCCAGGGCTGGACTTAAAACAAAGGAGCCTGCTTACCATAGCGGCTATGCTTGCCTCAGGCGCAGCGGCTCAGCTGGATTTCCATATCGAAGCAGCCTTGAATGCCGGACTTACGCCAAATGAGATTGTAGAGGCCGTCATGCACTGCGTATCTTACGCGGGCTTTCCCAAAGCGCTGGATGCCATGTTTGTGGTTATGAAAGTGTTTAACGAACAGGGAATTCAATACGAAGAAGGGTAA
- a CDS encoding thiamine pyrophosphate-binding protein gives MKKRVYTLLVEHFKNWGISHVFGIPGKSISPLMLELENYGIQYVLGRHEAGSGFEASGYALATKTMGIAIGTSGPGGTNLITAAGQAKEFQLPVLFITGQPSMRETGRALSQDSSQFGADLVKMFEPVTLFSARIERGDLLYLYLKHALEKAYTGEKGPVHLCIPFDVLMEEVESFYLPLPDHISPVVSPDIDKAISMLGEAKKPVLFLGKGAVMADAYEPLRIMAEHWGIPVMTTPGAKGAFPTSHPLYLGGYGLGGSKHATDYLRSGIDLMIVVGSKLCDMSLSGFTADMEPEKVLQFEYDIKFAGKTIQVPTQLILGDIRSNLTQLITQSGAASKVHEMLIPRAQAAAAAASRTESVLSAGTAFRCLRSVLPKEAVLFGDAGSHSFHAVQNFEIIEPGTFYFDEVFIAMGAAIGYSIGAKIAMHDRPVVCVTGDGCIMMHGTEISTAVNHGIPVIFFVLNNGRLDMVEKGMSYNTGRSVGAVYERPLDISLFAQSMGAMAFRCENEADITKAVQSALQSHTATVIEVMVDPQEIPPILTRLLSLD, from the coding sequence ATGAAAAAGAGAGTATATACCCTATTAGTCGAGCATTTTAAAAATTGGGGGATTTCTCACGTATTCGGCATTCCCGGAAAGTCCATTTCTCCGCTAATGCTGGAGCTAGAAAACTATGGTATTCAATATGTGCTGGGACGCCACGAAGCCGGCAGTGGCTTTGAAGCGTCGGGTTATGCGCTGGCCACAAAAACGATGGGGATCGCGATCGGCACTTCCGGGCCTGGAGGAACGAACCTGATTACTGCCGCAGGGCAGGCCAAAGAGTTCCAGTTACCGGTATTGTTCATCACCGGGCAGCCGTCGATGCGGGAGACTGGACGGGCGTTAAGTCAGGATTCAAGCCAATTTGGGGCCGATTTGGTCAAGATGTTCGAGCCTGTAACCTTGTTCAGTGCCCGCATCGAACGGGGAGATCTTCTGTACCTGTACCTCAAACATGCCCTTGAAAAAGCCTACACGGGTGAAAAAGGTCCCGTTCATCTTTGCATCCCATTTGATGTGCTGATGGAGGAAGTGGAGAGCTTCTACCTGCCTCTGCCGGACCATATTTCACCTGTGGTATCCCCCGATATCGATAAGGCGATATCGATGCTGGGCGAGGCTAAGAAGCCTGTCCTCTTTCTGGGCAAAGGCGCTGTCATGGCGGATGCCTATGAACCATTGCGCATCATGGCCGAACATTGGGGGATTCCTGTAATGACCACGCCGGGTGCGAAAGGAGCATTTCCAACCAGCCACCCCTTATACTTAGGCGGGTATGGCCTCGGCGGTTCCAAGCATGCAACCGATTATTTGAGATCGGGCATTGACCTGATGATCGTCGTCGGCAGCAAATTGTGCGATATGTCGTTATCCGGATTTACAGCCGACATGGAGCCGGAAAAGGTGCTGCAATTTGAATATGACATTAAGTTCGCGGGCAAAACCATTCAGGTGCCGACGCAACTGATCCTTGGTGATATTCGCTCCAACCTGACTCAGCTCATAACGCAAAGCGGGGCAGCGTCCAAAGTGCACGAGATGCTGATCCCCCGGGCACAAGCGGCAGCAGCCGCGGCATCCCGCACGGAATCCGTGTTATCTGCGGGAACGGCGTTCCGGTGCTTGCGGTCCGTGCTGCCAAAAGAGGCGGTTCTGTTCGGGGATGCAGGGAGCCACTCCTTCCATGCCGTACAAAACTTCGAAATCATCGAGCCCGGAACCTTCTATTTCGATGAGGTATTCATCGCCATGGGGGCGGCGATCGGCTATTCGATCGGAGCGAAGATCGCCATGCATGACCGCCCTGTCGTCTGTGTGACCGGGGACGGCTGCATCATGATGCACGGTACCGAGATATCGACAGCCGTGAACCATGGAATTCCGGTTATTTTCTTTGTGCTGAATAACGGCCGATTAGATATGGTAGAAAAGGGAATGTCCTATAACACCGGGCGATCGGTTGGCGCTGTCTATGAGCGACCGCTGGATATTAGCTTATTTGCCCAATCCATGGGCGCCATGGCATTCCGCTGTGAAAATGAAGCCGACATCACGAAGGCGGTTCAGTCAGCCTTGCAGTCCCATACGGCAACAGTGATCGAGGTCATGGTGGATCCGCAAGAAATCCCGCCGATTCTTACCCGATTGCTTAGTTTAGATTAA
- a CDS encoding putative bifunctional diguanylate cyclase/phosphodiesterase — protein sequence MKGIPLLILISDENGCILEMAGDEAIKSVVQQSGIQIGLVFNEQEAGTNSINLVLDHRQPIQLVGDEHFYEFLWSTACYSVPFQYTDISNLLGTITIMTTIDQHNPFLLAMLSTVVDSIERELLLKKQNRRLHILNQVVIETTRNGIMITDRDGNITEFNRFAEILTGAKKQDVMNKPIPDARTNDFIQEVLQTGKYYEDMEFILQPRTGQDEMVCLFDAFPIRDENMQVMGAFAQFRDITERYHTQKQINYLAYHDDLTGLPNRRFFTRHIDELLSHGVKENSIFAVMFLDLDSFKKINDTLGHNNGDVLLKLVAERLKTCCHAPNQLVSRMGGDEFTILVQEITDQTEAIHVAEKIIKAFEKPFAIDGYEFYITASIGIVFYPQDGTDVEMLMKNADIALYRMKDDGKNNYNIFKPIPDSSGIERLTLEHSIRKALHLDEFVLYYQPQIDILTGEIIGTEALIRWNHPTLGLVPPAKFIPIAEETGLIVPLGEWVLKTACLQNQIWKEKGFPPMSVSVNLSSRQFSKHDLVETIKEILLDTHIDPQYLELEITESMTMNVDVAIEVLGKLKELGIQICIDDFGTGYSNLYYLKLFSIDRLKIDQSFVRDIMTDSNDADIVATIIAMAHKLGIDVIAEGVETKDQLDFLRSQNCHEVQGFYYYPPLPAEQIERLLMKSAAMKTNLQG from the coding sequence ATGAAAGGGATTCCACTGCTGATCCTGATCTCCGATGAGAATGGATGTATTCTGGAAATGGCCGGGGATGAAGCGATCAAAAGTGTGGTTCAGCAATCGGGCATACAGATTGGCCTCGTCTTCAACGAACAAGAAGCGGGAACCAACAGCATTAATTTGGTTTTGGATCATCGTCAGCCCATTCAGCTTGTCGGGGACGAACATTTTTATGAATTTTTGTGGTCCACCGCGTGTTATTCTGTTCCCTTCCAATACACCGATATCTCCAACCTGCTTGGAACCATTACGATCATGACGACGATAGATCAGCATAACCCGTTTCTACTGGCGATGCTAAGTACGGTCGTAGATTCGATCGAAAGAGAACTCCTGCTGAAAAAGCAAAATCGACGACTGCATATTTTGAATCAAGTGGTCATCGAAACAACAAGAAACGGCATTATGATTACCGATCGGGATGGGAATATCACGGAGTTTAACAGGTTCGCCGAGATTTTAACCGGTGCCAAAAAGCAGGATGTCATGAATAAACCGATTCCGGATGCCCGAACCAATGACTTCATTCAAGAGGTTCTTCAAACAGGAAAATATTACGAAGATATGGAGTTCATACTTCAGCCACGGACCGGTCAAGACGAGATGGTCTGTTTGTTCGATGCCTTCCCTATTCGGGACGAGAATATGCAGGTCATGGGCGCATTTGCACAGTTTCGGGATATCACCGAGCGTTATCATACGCAGAAGCAAATCAATTATTTAGCCTATCATGACGATTTAACCGGTTTGCCGAATCGGAGATTTTTCACCAGGCATATTGATGAATTGCTGAGCCATGGAGTGAAAGAAAACAGTATCTTCGCCGTCATGTTTCTCGATCTGGACAGCTTCAAGAAGATTAATGACACGCTGGGTCATAACAACGGCGATGTGCTGTTGAAGCTGGTTGCCGAGCGTCTGAAGACTTGCTGCCATGCTCCGAACCAACTGGTTTCCCGAATGGGTGGCGATGAATTCACGATTCTCGTGCAAGAGATTACGGATCAAACGGAAGCCATTCATGTTGCGGAAAAGATCATTAAGGCCTTTGAGAAACCATTTGCGATCGACGGCTATGAGTTCTATATAACAGCCAGTATCGGTATTGTCTTCTACCCTCAAGATGGCACGGATGTCGAAATGCTGATGAAGAATGCGGACATTGCGCTTTACCGGATGAAAGACGACGGAAAGAATAACTATAACATTTTCAAGCCGATCCCAGACAGCAGCGGCATTGAACGGCTAACATTGGAGCATTCGATCCGTAAAGCGCTGCACCTCGATGAATTCGTGTTATATTACCAGCCCCAAATCGATATTCTGACAGGGGAAATCATCGGTACCGAGGCGCTCATTCGCTGGAATCACCCGACTCTCGGATTGGTCCCTCCAGCTAAGTTCATCCCGATCGCCGAAGAAACCGGACTCATTGTCCCCCTTGGGGAATGGGTGCTCAAAACCGCCTGCCTTCAAAATCAAATATGGAAAGAAAAAGGGTTCCCTCCTATGAGCGTATCGGTCAATCTTTCTTCTCGCCAATTCTCAAAGCATGATTTGGTAGAGACCATCAAAGAGATCTTACTCGACACCCACATCGATCCCCAATACCTGGAGCTCGAAATTACAGAGTCCATGACGATGAATGTTGATGTTGCGATCGAGGTACTCGGAAAACTGAAGGAACTAGGGATACAAATTTGCATCGACGACTTTGGGACAGGCTATAGCAATCTTTACTATTTAAAATTGTTTTCGATAGACCGGCTGAAGATTGATCAATCTTTTGTCAGGGATATCATGACGGATTCAAATGACGCAGATATTGTAGCCACGATCATCGCCATGGCCCATAAGCTTGGAATCGATGTTATCGCAGAAGGCGTAGAAACCAAGGATCAGTTGGATTTCCTGCGGAGTCAGAACTGTCATGAGGTACAAGGTTTCTATTACTACCCGCCTTTACCTGCGGAACAAATTGAGCGGTTATTGATGAAATCAGCGGCAATGAAAACCAATTTGCAGGGGTGA
- a CDS encoding DUF5381 family protein → MNAISYRKSVAWGKSLGSLLFVLACLFLLYAAFFMDTSFIRKFFCITSAIIGIPFFGGYLVVSLPKALKSDTQLLTYDQNSISDGTRTIAWADITSISYNGPSIRKWLLPKFPVLIFHLKNRETWTVNTYYLLTDTEIQSVMKRLRGLISRNGKETK, encoded by the coding sequence ATGAACGCAATATCATATCGGAAATCTGTGGCATGGGGTAAATCACTTGGCAGTTTACTGTTTGTGCTGGCCTGCCTGTTTCTGCTGTACGCGGCTTTTTTTATGGATACCTCCTTTATTCGTAAGTTTTTTTGTATCACATCAGCCATAATCGGGATTCCGTTTTTTGGAGGATATTTGGTTGTCAGCCTGCCAAAGGCGTTGAAATCGGACACGCAGCTGCTAACCTACGATCAAAATTCCATCTCAGACGGTACGCGAACCATAGCCTGGGCGGACATTACAAGCATCAGCTACAACGGCCCTTCCATTCGGAAGTGGCTGCTTCCGAAATTTCCCGTGCTGATTTTTCATTTGAAGAACAGGGAGACCTGGACTGTGAATACGTATTATTTGTTGACCGATACCGAAATTCAGTCTGTCATGAAGCGCCTGCGGGGGCTGATCAGCCGTAACGGAAAGGAAACGAAATAG